In Mustela lutreola isolate mMusLut2 chromosome 1, mMusLut2.pri, whole genome shotgun sequence, one genomic interval encodes:
- the LOC131820433 gene encoding olfactory receptor 6M1-like: MDMQNQTTVTEFILTAFPMIPKLQISLFVVLLFTYMLTLTGNTVIISLIWADNRLQTPMYFFLSNLSFLDISYTTSVTPKLLACLLEDKKTISFAGCITQIYFFFFLGTVEFILLVVMSFDRYVAICNPLRYTIIMNSRVCLLLVLGCWVGAFFSVLCPIIVVSGLPYCYREISHFFCDIAPLLQAACIDTHFIEMMSFLLSSFVLLTSLMITIVSYTYIISTILRIPSAQGRRKAFSTCASHITVVSIAYGSNIFMYVRPSQSHSLEFDKVTAVLTTMVTPLLNPFIYSLRNEKVKEVLRDAIHKIMSLWHKRT; this comes from the coding sequence ATGGATATGCAGAATCAGACCACAGTGACTGAATTTATCCTGACTGCCTTCCCTATGATCCCAAAGCTTCAGATCTCCCTCTTTGTGGTCCTCCTGTTTACTTACATGCTAACTCTAACAGGAAATACTGTCATCATTTCCTTAATCTGGGCTGATAATCGCCTCCAAACCCCaatgtacttcttcctcagtaatttgtcttttttggacatttcatacacTACCTCAGTTACCCCAAAGCTGTTAGCCTGTCTCCTAGAGGACAAGAAGACCATATCTTTTGCGGGATGCATCacccaaatatatttcttttttttcttggggaCAGTGGAGTTTATCCTCCTGGTGGTGATGTCCtttgaccgctatgtggccatctgtaacccCCTGCGCTATACTATCATCATGAACAGCAGGGTCTGCCTCCTGCTAGTTCTAGGCTGCTGGGTAGGAGCCTTCTTTTCAGTACTGTGTCCAATAATTGTCGTGTCTGGATTGCCTTACTGTTATAGAGAAATTAGTCATTTCTTCTGTGACATTGCCCCCCTCCTACAGGCAGCCTGTATAGACACTCATTTCATTGAGATGATGAGTTTCCTCTTATCCTCCTTTGTCCTTCTGACCTCGCTGATGATCACCATTGTGTCCTACACCTACATCATCTCTACCATCCTGCGCATCCCCTCAGCCCAAGGCCGTCGGAAGGCCTTTTCCACCTGTGCTTCTCACATCACTGTTGTGTCCATTGCCTATGGGAGCAACATCTTCATGTATGTGAGACCCAGCCAGAGCCACTCACTAGAATTTGACAAGGTGACGGCTGTCCTCACCACAATGGTGACCCCTCTTCTGAACCCCTTCATTTATAGCCTGAggaatgaaaaagtaaaagaagtttTGAGAGATGCAATTCACAAAATTATGTCCTTATGGCACAAGAGAACTTGA